A genomic segment from Janibacter sp. DB-40 encodes:
- a CDS encoding type II secretion system F family protein, with protein sequence MTPLVGRLLAGTTLLGVLLVLGGAPAQAAMDVAMSDVESTGPAVTGVLTFRSPTAVEVDPDDLTATIDGVKRPASVSGSTSIERTSMLVIDTSGSMGADGMATVRSASRAYLQEAPKDVQVGVTTFADTAGVDLPPTTDRTKVQRVVDGLMARGETSLYAAVMAAAKELGGDGDRSMVLLSDGADTMSEQPKRDLASATKAVRDRGIRVDVVRFQTEDKDTMNALGGFATAGGGSMLAADDATAVGDAFQTAARALKSQAKFEITTPEQLSGIHTVRLEGTAGGAPFAVEQRIDLGSAPAPDPESDEEAGTAALPVPALDDSPWRSFTLPLIGALAIGVAVFLFAFGLIVPTVQTRREQRLAAVESYVAPTMVRSRREGKEASSSLSERLVVFGERRMQGRRSTARTMQLIHRADLPLRAGEWFVLCVVAVIAAVAVGVVLMPDAKLVGAILGLTLGVVFPQVLLRFLAARRAKAFERLLPDALVLVSTSLRSGFGLPQSLDAVAQDSAPPVGKEFSRALAETRIGTDIADALEHMADRMGSEAMAMAVMAIRIQREVGGNLAETLATTAHTLREREALYGQMRTLSAEGRLSAYILIALPIGVFFYMTLVNREYVQLLWTHPLGLLMSVGGLVSLFFGILWMRKVVTIEV encoded by the coding sequence ATGACCCCACTCGTCGGGCGACTCCTCGCCGGCACCACCCTCCTCGGGGTCCTGCTGGTTCTCGGAGGCGCGCCGGCACAGGCCGCGATGGATGTGGCGATGAGTGACGTCGAGTCCACCGGTCCGGCGGTGACCGGCGTCCTCACCTTCCGCAGCCCGACCGCTGTCGAGGTCGACCCGGACGACCTCACCGCGACCATCGACGGCGTGAAGCGCCCAGCCAGCGTGTCCGGATCCACCAGTATCGAGCGCACGTCGATGCTGGTCATCGACACCAGCGGATCGATGGGGGCCGACGGGATGGCGACCGTCCGCTCGGCGAGTCGCGCCTACTTGCAGGAGGCACCGAAGGACGTGCAGGTCGGGGTGACGACGTTCGCGGACACCGCCGGCGTCGATCTGCCACCGACGACTGACCGCACGAAGGTGCAACGGGTCGTTGACGGGCTGATGGCCCGCGGTGAGACGAGTCTGTACGCCGCCGTCATGGCCGCGGCGAAGGAACTGGGCGGGGACGGGGACCGCAGCATGGTCCTGCTCAGCGACGGTGCCGACACCATGAGCGAGCAGCCGAAGAGGGACCTGGCGTCGGCGACCAAGGCGGTGCGAGACCGTGGGATCCGCGTCGATGTCGTGCGCTTCCAGACGGAGGACAAGGACACGATGAACGCCCTCGGCGGCTTCGCCACTGCCGGTGGTGGGTCGATGCTCGCCGCCGATGACGCGACAGCAGTCGGGGACGCCTTCCAGACGGCGGCCCGTGCCCTGAAGTCGCAGGCCAAGTTCGAGATCACGACGCCGGAGCAGCTCTCAGGCATCCACACGGTCCGGCTCGAGGGGACCGCAGGGGGCGCCCCCTTCGCCGTGGAGCAGAGGATCGATCTCGGCTCGGCACCCGCCCCCGATCCAGAGTCGGACGAGGAGGCGGGCACTGCAGCGCTGCCGGTGCCTGCCCTGGATGACTCCCCATGGCGCTCCTTCACGTTGCCGTTGATCGGGGCGCTGGCCATCGGCGTTGCCGTTTTCCTCTTTGCCTTCGGCCTCATCGTGCCCACCGTGCAGACCCGTCGTGAGCAACGGCTGGCTGCCGTCGAGAGCTACGTGGCTCCCACCATGGTGCGGTCGCGTCGCGAGGGGAAGGAGGCCTCCTCGTCGCTCAGCGAGCGGCTCGTCGTCTTCGGTGAGCGAAGGATGCAGGGGCGGCGGTCCACGGCCCGGACGATGCAGCTGATCCACCGTGCCGACCTGCCGCTGCGGGCTGGTGAGTGGTTCGTGCTGTGCGTGGTGGCGGTCATCGCGGCCGTTGCCGTCGGAGTCGTCCTCATGCCCGACGCCAAGCTCGTCGGCGCCATTCTGGGGCTGACGCTGGGCGTGGTGTTCCCACAGGTACTTCTGCGCTTCCTCGCCGCCCGCCGGGCCAAGGCCTTCGAGCGCCTGCTGCCGGACGCTCTCGTGCTCGTCTCGACGAGCCTGCGCAGTGGGTTCGGCCTGCCGCAGTCGCTCGATGCCGTCGCGCAGGACTCGGCGCCCCCCGTGGGCAAGGAGTTCTCCCGGGCTCTCGCCGAGACCCGGATCGGGACCGACATTGCCGACGCGCTGGAGCACATGGCGGATCGGATGGGCAGTGAGGCCATGGCCATGGCAGTGATGGCGATCCGCATCCAGCGGGAGGTGGGCGGCAACCTCGCCGAGACCTTGGCGACGACGGCGCACACCCTGCGCGAACGTGAGGCCTTGTACGGGCAGATGCGCACGCTGTCGGCAGAAGGGCGTCTGTCGGCGTACATCCTCATCGCGCTACCGATCGGGGTCTTCTTCTACATGACCCTGGTCAACCGTGAGTACGTGCAGCTGTTGTGGACCCATCCCCTCGGTCTACTCATGTCCGTCGGGGGCCTCGTGTCCTTGTTCTTCGGCATCCTCTGGATGCGCAAAGTCGTCACGATCGAGGTGTGA
- a CDS encoding CpaF family protein: MSTLADRLDQARTAQTGPRPSEPRASRRSDAPQSRRRDDPFAAVKDRVHQELVASLGPRLYDPHLSESELANQVRTTLQAVIDAENTPLSQSDRTKIAQDVSDDILGHGPLEPYLRDEEVTEIMVNGPEDIFIERNGKIFPAPTRFADDAHLRRTIDKIVSRVGRRVDESSPMVDARLPDGSRVNAVLPPVAIDGSMLTIRKFAADPFTDHDLVTMGTMTPLVREFLQACVLGRRNIIISGGTGSGKTTTLNVISGFLPDDERIVTIEDAAELQLHQRHVLRMESRPANIEGRGEITIRELVRNALRMRPDRIIVGEVRDGAALDMLQAMNTGHDGSLTTTHANSPRDSLARLETMVLMAGIDLPVRAIREQVAGAVDLIVQQSRLKDGSRRIVAVSEVIGMEGEIITLQDIFTFDYAAGRDESGRYLGGLVPTGIRPGFTQDLADLGIDLPMHLFARITP, from the coding sequence ATGAGCACTCTCGCCGACCGTCTGGACCAGGCCCGCACGGCGCAGACAGGGCCGAGGCCCTCGGAGCCGCGGGCCTCGCGGCGCTCGGACGCGCCGCAGTCGCGGCGCCGCGACGACCCCTTCGCCGCCGTCAAGGACCGCGTCCACCAGGAGCTGGTGGCCTCGCTCGGCCCCCGGCTGTACGACCCGCACCTGTCCGAGTCGGAGCTGGCCAACCAGGTGCGCACCACCCTGCAGGCCGTGATCGACGCCGAGAACACGCCGCTCTCGCAGTCGGACCGGACGAAGATCGCCCAAGACGTCTCCGACGACATCCTCGGCCACGGACCCCTCGAGCCGTACCTGCGCGACGAGGAGGTCACCGAGATCATGGTCAACGGTCCGGAGGACATCTTCATCGAGCGGAACGGGAAGATCTTCCCCGCCCCGACGCGCTTCGCCGACGATGCCCACCTGCGACGGACCATCGACAAGATCGTCTCCCGTGTCGGCCGGCGCGTCGACGAGTCCAGCCCCATGGTCGACGCCCGTCTTCCGGACGGTTCCCGTGTCAACGCGGTCCTGCCCCCGGTCGCGATCGATGGTTCCATGCTGACGATCCGCAAGTTCGCCGCCGACCCCTTCACGGACCATGACCTGGTGACGATGGGGACGATGACGCCCCTCGTGCGCGAGTTCCTGCAGGCATGCGTGCTGGGCCGCCGCAACATCATCATTTCCGGCGGCACGGGCTCGGGCAAGACGACGACCCTCAACGTCATCAGCGGATTCCTCCCCGACGACGAGCGCATCGTCACGATCGAGGACGCGGCCGAGCTGCAGCTGCACCAACGCCACGTGCTGCGGATGGAGTCACGCCCGGCGAACATCGAGGGCCGCGGCGAGATCACCATCCGTGAGCTCGTCCGCAATGCACTCCGCATGCGCCCCGACCGGATCATCGTCGGTGAGGTTCGTGACGGAGCGGCCCTCGACATGCTGCAGGCGATGAACACCGGCCACGACGGCTCGTTGACGACGACCCACGCCAACTCGCCCCGGGACAGTCTCGCTCGTCTGGAGACGATGGTGCTCATGGCGGGAATCGACCTGCCCGTCCGGGCGATCCGCGAGCAGGTCGCCGGTGCCGTCGACCTGATCGTCCAGCAGTCCCGACTCAAGGACGGCTCCCGCCGAATCGTGGCCGTGAGCGAGGTGATCGGGATGGAGGGTGAGATCATCACCCTGCAGGACATCTTCACCTTCGACTACGCTGCCGGTCGCGACGAGAGCGGTCGGTACCTTGGAGGGCTCGTGCCGACCGGTATCCGTCCGGGCTTCACCCAGGACCTCGCCGATCTGGGCATCGATCTGCCGATGCACCTCTTCGCCCGGATCACGCCATGA
- a CDS encoding AAA family ATPase: MTILWSLDPHVGETYRLALGGEAEVMTQAPRILKAVDESANHQLVVIAPDIGVDSACELAERLRVEHQEVGVLLLRQRLDVNVMAHALRSGIREVVQSDDHTALADAVRRSEQLTAQLAGEGAGRGEGETRARIITVFSAKGGVGKTTVSTNVAAHLAASGKRTLLVDLDLMFGDVAITLQLLPSGTVSDLVAMRGHLDKSGLDSVVATHEETGLDVVAPSSDPADADRVPSDVIAELLRTARVHYDYVIVDTPPAFTEHVLTALDVSDLTLLIATLDIPAVKNLRIAMNTLDTLGASRDSRVIVLNRSGMKVGLADDEVATALKQEPAISIPNSLAVPTAANRGVPLVMENPRDPSTVAIRELADQEIRARFGDPVHTNGRKTSRLRRSRV, from the coding sequence ATGACGATCCTGTGGAGCCTTGACCCGCACGTGGGCGAGACCTATCGGCTCGCCCTCGGGGGCGAGGCGGAGGTGATGACCCAGGCGCCGCGCATCCTCAAGGCGGTCGACGAGTCGGCGAACCACCAGCTCGTCGTCATCGCACCGGACATCGGTGTCGACTCCGCCTGCGAGCTCGCCGAGCGACTGCGGGTCGAGCATCAGGAGGTCGGTGTCCTCCTGCTACGCCAGCGCCTCGACGTCAACGTCATGGCCCACGCGCTGCGCAGCGGCATCCGCGAGGTCGTGCAGTCCGACGACCACACTGCACTCGCCGACGCCGTCCGGCGCAGTGAGCAGCTGACCGCGCAGCTAGCCGGCGAGGGGGCGGGTCGTGGCGAGGGGGAGACGCGGGCCCGCATCATCACCGTCTTCTCGGCGAAGGGGGGAGTCGGCAAGACGACCGTCTCGACGAACGTGGCCGCCCACCTGGCCGCCAGCGGCAAACGCACCCTGCTCGTCGACCTCGACCTGATGTTCGGCGATGTGGCCATCACCCTCCAGCTGCTTCCGTCGGGGACGGTCTCCGACCTGGTGGCCATGCGTGGTCACCTCGACAAGTCGGGGCTCGACTCAGTCGTCGCGACGCACGAAGAGACCGGACTGGACGTGGTCGCTCCCTCCAGCGACCCCGCGGACGCCGATCGGGTCCCCTCCGATGTCATCGCCGAGCTGTTGCGCACGGCCCGGGTCCACTACGACTACGTCATCGTCGACACTCCGCCGGCTTTCACCGAGCACGTGCTCACCGCCCTGGACGTCAGCGACCTGACCCTGCTCATCGCCACCCTCGACATCCCGGCGGTGAAGAACCTGCGGATCGCGATGAACACCCTTGACACGCTCGGGGCGTCCCGCGACAGTCGGGTCATCGTGCTCAACCGCTCCGGGATGAAGGTCGGCCTCGCCGACGACGAGGTGGCGACGGCCTTGAAGCAGGAGCCCGCGATCAGCATCCCCAACAGCCTGGCCGTTCCCACGGCCGCCAATCGTGGGGTGCCCCTGGTCATGGAGAACCCTCGGGATCCGTCCACGGTGGCCATCCGCGAGCTGGCCGACCAGGAGATCCGGGCCCGCTTCGGCGACCCCGTCCACACGAACGGGCGCAAGACGTCAAGGCTGCGAAGGAGCAGGGTATGA
- a CDS encoding RcpC/CpaB family pilus assembly protein, translating to MNRRVIAVLVAVLLAVVGAALVINYVRGADARAVADAQPIPVYVASQAVPAGTTLKDALRSELITETTVAASAFPAGALEEIGPDNNALLALSDVQAGEFLMTDRFGTTPTGEKAIEVPPGMVAMSVELSDPARVGQFVTPGTDIAIYATHSIKAVGEDDETKAFNELDIHGTHVLLPEVKVIAMGDTALAAPPAAKDEDKEGEAEANAAPSFLVTVAVTPEDAPRLAHGINQYTLYAGLRGSDVQIDKNSQANDLTVFPQDVADLLSEVQ from the coding sequence ATGAATCGTCGCGTCATTGCCGTACTCGTTGCGGTCCTGCTCGCCGTGGTCGGCGCCGCCCTGGTCATCAACTACGTCCGTGGTGCTGATGCGCGGGCCGTCGCCGATGCACAGCCGATCCCGGTGTATGTCGCGTCGCAGGCCGTCCCGGCGGGCACCACCCTCAAGGACGCCCTGCGCAGCGAGCTGATCACCGAGACCACGGTCGCCGCAAGTGCGTTCCCTGCCGGCGCGTTGGAGGAGATCGGCCCGGACAACAACGCCCTGCTGGCTCTCTCCGACGTGCAGGCAGGTGAGTTCCTCATGACCGACCGATTCGGGACGACTCCCACGGGGGAGAAGGCCATCGAGGTGCCACCGGGCATGGTTGCCATGTCCGTCGAGCTCTCGGACCCAGCCAGGGTCGGGCAGTTCGTCACTCCTGGCACCGACATCGCCATCTACGCGACCCACTCGATCAAGGCGGTCGGGGAGGACGATGAGACGAAGGCGTTCAACGAGCTCGACATTCACGGGACCCACGTCCTGCTGCCCGAGGTGAAGGTCATCGCCATGGGCGACACCGCGCTGGCAGCGCCTCCTGCTGCCAAGGACGAGGACAAGGAGGGGGAAGCGGAAGCGAACGCCGCCCCGAGTTTCCTCGTCACGGTCGCCGTCACACCTGAGGACGCACCCCGCCTGGCGCACGGCATCAACCAGTACACCCTGTACGCGGGTCTGCGCGGGTCGGACGTGCAGATCGACAAGAACTCGCAGGCCAATGACCTGACGGTCTTCCCCCAGGACGTGGCCGACCTGCTGAGCGAGGTGCAGTGA